The following is a genomic window from Epinephelus moara isolate mb chromosome 17, YSFRI_EMoa_1.0, whole genome shotgun sequence.
ccatccagtagttgttgaaaACCTTCAGTCAGGATCAAAGTGTTGGCTCATTGGATGAAAAAGCAAATGTCCAAGCATCGAGCCTTGTGGAACACCGTCTTTATTCaaggagatttaaaaacaaacagcagagacagaaaaataaactcCACATCTAATTTGAAGTAGTTCAGTTGCTTCTGCTAACTGTGGTCAAACAGGGGTAGGTGCTTTGTTATTTAAGACACATAGGACCATGAGTGTTCGTCCCAAGTCTCGTGTTAGTCCATGAAGTAGTTGTTGAGGTATTACAGTCCGGAACAAAAATGTTACTGGTTATTTTGATGAAGAATTTTGTGCATACTGTTCATGAAACGCACCTCCAGAGTTTTATGGAACACTTTTTAAGACATGGGTAAAAATTACGTCGTACAAAAAcctgaaaaatgtaaataaatatcaaacattGCCAATACTGCCAAGTTGGCAGTATTCCTCTAATACTCCTTTTCCTCCAAAACTAGTGTGTATGCAGGTATTTTAAAACACAGGTAACCCTGTTAAAAAAATAGgtgatagactcctttcccatagCCAGTAGACAGCAGATGAGTATGTCtttctgtatgtttgtttgtttgttttttggcgtGTCATGTTTGACGTCACAGACAGGCTtaaaaacaggttagtaaacagtagaaagcagcatggaggccagtgaaagtATTACAGTGGTTACCTCTTTTTGTAGATCTCTTACTtactcagtctctctttcaaactcttGTGGCAGCGAGTCATCACATCTCGCCGGTTaaggagctaaaattagcatGTTCACCTCGGAGCTGGAaccgataaatacctgtgactgcTGCAGAGTCGGGATATGGGTGTGAAtgcagattgtaacctttccccattacatacaaaagccagatgtaaGCAGGTGTTACcaggttttttgtgcagtgggggAGGGGCTTAAGAGAAAATACCGTACTTCTTATAAAAGCTGTTGACAAGATGTTTGTCAAGGTCCATTTCCTATCTTTTTTTCAGAGTTTAAGCTGCGTCAGTTTTTGTTTCTCAGCAGGGAAATCTGGTTTCTTAAAAGAAACTGTTGGATTTTAAATGATCAGCAGAATTTCTGTTATCTCTGTTGTATCGTgtggaggcagaaatctgaAAACCTGGATGAATGAACTGTCTGCGTGGAGAGGTACGACTGATGGGAAACTGATCCTTTAATGAAACACGAACTTGTTTTCCCACAAACACAAAACGTCTCAGCATCAGTCAGACAACAAGCTGAGGATGAAAGATTGTGATAAACATTCATTACATGCAGACAGCATGGGaacaagtatgtgtgtgtgtgtgtgtgtgtgtgtgtgtgtgtgttcattaatCAGTGTGAGAGCTGCAGGTCGTCCGCTGAATCGTTTGTCATGATGTTGTCGTCTTTgtgcaacacattctctctctgtctgtctgtcagggaGGATAAAAGgagataaatgataaatgacatCTCATCACTcattattcttttctttttattccccttctgttgtctctgcacgcaccaacacacacaccaactccCAAAGTTGGACTGTATACAACTCGACCGCAATTCTTTCATCATCATTGTGGGGACATTCTTGGGACTTCTTCCCACTTCATATATTCAGACAGATTACACagcatggccaaaagtatgtggacacccagAACATTACACAAATAGTGTAACCACTGATGTTGGTGATCAGGTCTGACTCACAGTCCAGTTCATCCAAAAGGTTCTGGACGGGGTTGAGGTCAGCAGTCTTAacgccctgtttccaccgagcagtccgatgcagttcagctcagttcacGTTGTTTCTCTCTCCACAGtgtaaagttgtggatggtaccaacagaagcgttccttagcatccccatgtttggtcccccctctgttggggtagttagcacacagatctggtactaaaaggtggagctagaaaccctgcagtctgattggtcagtagaggacgctcactctggttttatgtaacctctgttcatacatcagtaaactacaagtataaaatgaaagaggaaaaaataacttcattcactgggccgactgccaacaacttttaaggtggaacgttaacttgtaatgttactcaatgcatgagttgatgacgtgaatccatcagcacaccttaaatttcactgtgacaactttgaccatcactttagtttttatatgacacacacttttagtaatgactttaaaaatatagattcatttggagcggattatgtgaaggtcatatattctaatcctcacttcctgtgggctacagcaacactaaacccctgagcttgcctgagaaggactaaatgcacaaagctgctatttttaaatatcccatggagagagactctcactgcagcctgttctattttgttgtgaaaatgtgggcgtgcagcctcgttctgtggacgataaaccaggtgcagacttccatctgtgtcaccgctgatgaggaaatacagcgagtgctggacggagcagtgagtgacaacaaccccgcccacatttaagaggactgtctgaacagaccgaggctctaggtaccatgtctgaaggcttactgctggttccaaaggtgctggactgaaagggtttggtggagacggggcttATGGAGACCAGTCAACTTCTTCCACACCAAGAagaactcaagataatccagagACTTTGCTGTTTTCTTACTACTGAATTACTCCCACCAACTGAATCAGGGCAACTAAATCCAGATGTTTAACCTGCAGGAGGTGATGGAGTCATTCATGGTGGAGTCACAGTCAGGACACCACAAGTCAACAGTCGTAAAAATTAAAACTAGTCACTAATCGTAAGTTATTATCAACGATCACTGATTTAAGATCAGTGTGGGGGCGGAGTTTGAGGCTGCAGTATCTCCTGATTTAGTTTTTTATCCTCTAAATGTTTCCAACCTTAAACTGCTGCAGAGTATTAACACCATGcagggcaacacacacacacacacactctgtcactCATCCTCTCACGCATCCTCTCACGCATCCTCTCACACCGTCACTCAGCTTCATTCACCTTTTCTCCTGCAGCTCAGTCGGGGTCACATCAACACATCTCATCTTTCTGCAGTCATTCAGCAGCAGTCGGGCTGACTCAGCAGGGAGCGacggctcagtgtgtgtgtttctataatCTTCCTCTAATCCCCCAAaatcccttcttcttcttctctttagAGGAAGAAAACAGCAGGAgcatgagtgaatgaatgaatgagtgagtgacaGGGATAAGACGTGTGGCGTCCCTCCAGCAGCATTCAGTCAGCTGGACGAGTGTTAAAGCTGCAGCTTCGTTCAGACTGAAGATCTTCAGCTGTGATGaagaactttattttaacaaagtTTTTCTCACATGAACCTTTACATTTTACCACTCTTGCAGTTTggtgtctttttgttttattttagatgttttaACTATTGTATGTAAACACTGGatttaatataaaatgtacGTTTGGTGTGTTTAGGTGTGAATGTTTACAGGCTGATGAATATGATGGAGAAGGAGATGCCTGAGGCTCAAAgttaaaacaaagacaacagaaGCTGAAGATTGAGACACTCAGGATGTTGCAGTTACGTGGGACATGTCCAAACCACCGGACGGCACTGATTACGCATATTTGTTGAAACACAACCTGAGTAAAATGGGTGTTAAAGCATTTTCTAaaaacagctggtcactgtgTAAGGACATCTGTGCACGTCCCCACTTCCCACAAAAGTCCTTCTTTTCAAAGTTGTTGTCACTTTTTAaaacttcctgtttttttctaACATCGTCctcccttttttaaaatgtccccACTTTCTAAAAATATATCTACTTTTGAAAAGtttcctcactttccaaaaatgctGTCACTtctaaaaaatgtcatgtaTTCTCTAACATTGTCCTCACTTACTTAAAGTGGGCTCACTTTCACAACAATTCTTTGTCCTAacatcatccttactttttatCTTACAATGCCCTcactatttaaaatgtttactttctAAAAGTGGCCTAACTTCCCAAAAACTTTCTAAAAATGCCTTTTCTTGTGtccccctttttaaaaaatgtcctccCTTTCTAAGAAATGTCCCCACAGTGTCCttaatttctaaaaataaatcccACTTTCTAAAAAATGCCCTTTTTGCCAACATTGTCCTTGcttttcaaaaatgtcctcacattCTTAAAGTGACCTCAATTTCCCGAAATGcactcactttttaaaaatttcctgtttgtttaataaagtaTCCTCCAtttctaaaaatgtcctcactttcccaaaatataattttttatttcactacaCTCATCTTTCTAAACATGTCCCCACTTTCAAAAACTTCTAACAGTGTCCCTCCTCAGTCTCTTTGTTCCACAACTTTCTAAGCATCTCCCCTGTTGCTAAAAATGCCCTCACTTTCCACAAGTCCCCTCATTTTCTAAAAATATCccaacttttcaaaaatgtcctttttatCTTACGATGCCCTCGCTATTTAAAAATGTCTACTTTCTAAAAGTGGCCTAACTTCCCAAAAATTGTcttgttgtttaaaaatgtcctttttttatttacagtgtcCTCTCTTTCTAAACATGTCCCCACTTTCTAAGTGTTGTACCTTTCTAAAAAGAAAGTCCCCACTTTCTAAAAATGCCTTTTCTTGTGtccttctttttaaaaaatgtcctccCTTTCTAAGAAATGTCCCCACAGTGTCCTTCATTTCTAAAAGTAAATCCAACTTTCTAAAAAATGCCCTTTTTGCCAACATTGTCCTTGATTTTCAAAAGTGACCtcaatttcccaaaatgccCTCACTTTTTAGAAACTTCCTGTTCGTTTAATAAAGTATCCTCCATTTCTAAAAAAATGTCTCCACTtcctgaaaatgtctttttcttattATTGTCCTCACTTTATAAAAACTTCTGAACATGTCCCTCCTCAGTCTCCGTGTTCCACAACTTTCTAAGCATCTCCCCTGTTGCTAAAAATGCCCGCACTTTCCACAAGTCCCctcattttctaaaaatgtctttgCTGTCCTGTAGTGTCCTTGTAAAAATGTTCAGTTCCTGAAAGTGTCCCCACTTTCTAACAATGTCCCCacgctgtaaaaaaaaacaacctttccTCACTTTCTTtggcacagaagaagaagaagaagatatcagctgtagatcACTGACATGCGGTGAGAGTCTGTCGTCACTGTTTAACCAACAGAAGCTGAGTCTGCAGTTCACActcaactctgtgtgtgtgtgtgtgtgtgtgtgtgaagccatTTGGTGGTTTTCTGGGGAAGGTGAACCGCTGTGACCTCAGCATTGCTCCATTTGAGTGTCAACCACTCGCTGCAGAGTTCCCATGATGCTCCACActcacgtctgtgtgtgtgtgagagagagagagagcaacatTTGCTGCGGTGGAAAGTTTGAGTGCAGTCAGTTGGCTTTGTGGTGGaaactctctgtgtgtgtttgtgttcttgttCCTGTGACATTGTGAGGACCAGTACACAGAGACCTGGATGTGAGGACATGTCGTCTGCTCCCATCATCCtccctgtccagtgaaaaccacgtatctccagatgtgctgatgttgaatgtttgtgatgAACTGAGGGATGAAGAGTTCCTTTATGTGCTGAGAGAATCCTCCTTCAGATAAACAAACTCttttggatcagctggaaaactcgtcgtcacaaagctgaaaacagaagtagaatgttgtttatcaatgaatgcagcaggaaaatgaacacatgaatgcagcaggaaaatgaacacatgaatgcagcagttATATTAATCCAACGACATCAGACCGAACACTGACTGTAATATCTTTACAAAGTACATTTAGCTGACTGTGTACTCTTCCTCAGGTGAGGTGTTGACTGCAGGACTTGTAATGTAGTCGAGTATTTTCACTGTGTattattagtacttttacttcagtaaaggatCCGATtacttcctccatcactgctTCAGTGTGTCAGCTGTggtcacacacactgtcacagttACCTTCTTTTTAAACTCCAAACTGTCCTCTCTGTCTTGTCTCCTTTCactttcagtctctctctctctcatccagTCAATTTAAGTATTCATGATGACGTCACGCAGCCCTCCTCCTTCACCGGACTCCAAAGTTCCCTGAAGGAGTAAAACTctccagagaggagagagggaggacagacagagacagaggagtcAAAGAGGACAGACGTCAAAGAgacagattttcttttcttcttcttcttcttcttctgtggttttctTTGCAGTTTTGCAGTCATGCTGGACACGCTCACCTTCCTCCTGGAGAAGCTCTTCCTCCTCGCGAACATCAAGCTGTCCAGCCTGCTGCCTCCGCTGCGCGGCAGAGAGCGCGGAGACGCGCCGCTCACCAGGCGCTGTGAGCGGGACGAGTCTCCTCCGCAGCCCGCCGGAGCTCCGCAGAGGTTCCAGCGGGGAGACCTGCTGGAGGTTCCCCGGACTCTCTTCACCCACTTCGGCATCTACCTGGGCGACAACCGGGTGGCGCACCTCATCCCGGACATCCTCCCGGTGCTGACCGCCAACAGCAAGCAGATCCAGGAGATGGTGACCAACACGCGGCTGCTGCTCGGGGTGCTCTCCAAGCGCGCCAGCATCCGCGTGGACTCGGTGGAGGACTTCGCGTACGGAGCCGGGATCCTGCTCAACGCCATGGACCGGGCGGTGCGCCGGAGCCCGCTGTCCGGGGAGGAGGTGGCTCGGCGGGCGGAGCGGCTGGTCGGCACCGTGTCCTACAGCCTCCTGTGGAACAACTGCGAGCACTTCGTCACCTACTGCCGCTACGGCACGGCGCAGAGCCTGCAGACCGACCAGGTGAGAACCGGCACCGGTGCGCTTTTTATGCATGTGGTCATGTTTTTACGCGCGGGGCTGCAGCCGGATGCTTTGATGTGGCTTTTGCACGCGGAGGTTTAATTGATGTGATGGTTCTTTGTGATTTGTGCTTCTCACACTGATGCACTCTGCGCACGAGACACAGCAGCTTGTTGTGACGCAGAGCGCCGCAGGAGGACGGAGATGTTTCAAGGGTTTCACTGCTCAGGTCATCTGCAGTTGTTTATgttgaaatggaaaaaagaacaaaccaAAACCCAACTTGAATTTATCCAAAAGTCATTTTAGTTATTTGGGAACATTTTGGAAACTGCATCTAGATTTCCTGCAAATGTTCTGGTTCGTGAAGCGACACCTACATCTGCGCTTTTACGCACCAAATGAGCTTTAACAGAgagtccagtgtgtgtgtgtgtgtgtgtgtgtgtgtgtgtgtgtgtgtgtgtgtgtgtgtgtgtgcgcgcgtgtgcgTGCGCTGCCTCATAAACTGCAGAAAGCTTTAATGAACCAAATTGCTCCTGTTCTGCCAAACTCTGCTTTCACTTCAGTCTGTTAATGAGCTCAGGTCTGTgaaggtgtttttattttctgcatcTGCATGAAGAGATCATAAAACAGTGGCCCCTGAGCagagatatgcaaagggcccctcCACCTCTTCTCCTGGGCCCTGCAGGCTGGCTCAGTTCAGTCCATGTGCATCAGCTCtaaaaaagtgttgtttacTAATATTGTAGAATTAGGGAGGAAATA
Proteins encoded in this region:
- the LOC126403694 gene encoding lecithin retinol acyltransferase-like — translated: MLDTLTFLLEKLFLLANIKLSSLLPPLRGRERGDAPLTRRCERDESPPQPAGAPQRFQRGDLLEVPRTLFTHFGIYLGDNRVAHLIPDILPVLTANSKQIQEMVTNTRLLLGVLSKRASIRVDSVEDFAYGAGILLNAMDRAVRRSPLSGEEVARRAERLVGTVSYSLLWNNCEHFVTYCRYGTAQSLQTDQFCEWLKSLIRDQRNVLLTALLGLLSMACLGVSSSTALPTLLIPFTLWMAS